The Triticum dicoccoides isolate Atlit2015 ecotype Zavitan chromosome 6A, WEW_v2.0, whole genome shotgun sequence genome has a window encoding:
- the LOC119314840 gene encoding protein SAWADEE HOMEODOMAIN HOMOLOG 2-like has product MTGRIRFTHAEVAKMLEVLRDLNAMPKRPIIQGLTDDFNASPDRSGDGQVPVQYSQVHTWFQNRRYTQKRRGERPPAQGKMLPTGAEAQHPASYRVQSSCPSNSESQSGNASSDCGLVQLEAKSPTNGAWFDVAAILSYRFSETGDQEIQVWFSGFGAEEEEWINVCKSVRLRSLPCIDTECVGVLPGDLILCYQVRKEQALYFDAHVLEVERRTHDLRGCRCSFLVRYDHDHSEEMVPLRKVCRRPSADVKIDIVIDDSLAEPKAQKSHKRMDTNPDEVTVVPGPPNQGGRSDKLAAPLLITPDSTHRDSVADEQMGDIEAAPKGEATSKAHGDKMNVGA; this is encoded by the exons ATGACGGGGAGAATCCGGTTCACCCACGCGGAGGTCGCCAAGATGTTGGAGGTCCTCCGTGACCTCAACGCCATGCCCAAGCGTCCCATCATCCAGGGACTCACCGACGACTTCAACGCCTCCCCGGACCGCTCCGGCGACGGCCAGGTCCCCGTCCAGTACAGTCAG GTGCACACCTGGTTCCAGAACCGGAGGTACACGCAGAAACGGAGGGGTGAGCGGCCGCCGGCACAAGGGAAGATGCTGCCCACGGGGGCTGAGGCACAGCACCCAGCTTCCTACAGGGTTCAGTCCTCTTGCCCTTCCAACTCCGAATCACAGTCAG GGAATGCCTCTTCGGATTGTGGCCTGGTCCAGCTTGAAGCAAAGTCACCAACAAATGGTGCATG GTTCGATGTTGCTGCCATCCTGTCCTACAGATTTTCTGAAACTGGGGACCAG GAAATACAAGTTTGGTTTTCTGGATTTGGGGCTGAGGAGGAAGAATGGATTAATGTTTGTAAATCTGTGAGACTGCGTTCTCTCCCATGTATAGACACAGAATGTGTTGGTGTGCTTCCTGGGGATCTTATTCTTTGTTATCAG GTAAGAAAAGAGCAGGCCCTCTATTTTGATGCTCATGTTCTTGAAGTAGAAAGGCGCACACATGATTTAAGGGGTTGCCGCTGCAGTTTTCTTGTTCGTTATGATCATGATCACTCCGAG GAGATGGTTCCACTGAGGAAAGTATGTCGTCGACCATCTGCTGATGTTAAGATTGATATTGTAATTGATGATAGCCTAGCTGAGCCGAAAGCTCAAAAGTCACACAAGAGGATGGATACGAACCCTGATGAGGTCACCGTGGTTCCTGGCCCACCAAATCAAGGAGGGCGATCCGACAAGCTGGCTGCTCCCTTACTTATCACGCCTGATAGCACCCACAGAGATTCAGTAGCAGATGAGCAGATGGGGGATATCGAGGCTGCTCCAAAAGGTGAAGCTACAAGCAAAGCACATGGTGACAAGATGAACGTCGGAGCGTAG